One Streptosporangium sp. NBC_01495 DNA window includes the following coding sequences:
- a CDS encoding LuxR C-terminal-related transcriptional regulator yields the protein MTKPSRSDRALPASLTTFIGRRRESAEVRRLLESSRLLTLTGPGGIGKTRLALHTARSMHRAFPDGIWSVELDTLTDPSLLPQTISAAIGLPDVSNTARMEALINYLSERDGLLILDNCEHLVASCAQLVRALLRASQGLRILTTSRQPLGVEGEQAFEVPPLSVPEEGADSESAQALQRYESVNLFLDRARSIIPGFKLDTANHQAVARLCLDLEGVPLAIELAAVRLRLLSVDQIAARLDDRFRLLSVGHRASAPRQTSLTAMVEWSYELLDQPDRMLWARLSVFAGGFDLAAVEAVCCDDDLPVESLLDRLHSLVERSIVVRDEVETGIRYRMLETLRQFGRAHLTSSDELENMRARHRDWYGALAKEAIAGWTGAEELEWNRRLKAERHNIRAAIEYSLTVPDQAIRGLRMAVNLRYFWLVHGISEGRRHAERLLAALPRGEDADKAKVRGHWLAGWLAFYQGDIEATRRHGEESTALAERLDDTFGRAYATYLMGLVAACDHDYERVKTLMSKARDLHEETGDLAGAWLATSDLAGALGARGEKDTAIDLCRLAIGQCVEHGARWFQSYLQWTVADLLRMQGNHNEATRLLESTLKISLDFEDQMSSGSCLESLSWLAGQREDAASAAWLLGAAHATWGNAGISLLRFAEWGNIHEQTRAHACRSLGEESFNQTYRRGTRMTPTEAINSVLRRKTPATSPRGPETVGGIEDLTPRELQIARLISQGLTNKKIAQQLVIAQRTAEGHVENILRKLSCNSRAQVAAWMSRATDGG from the coding sequence GTGACCAAACCCTCCCGGTCGGATCGAGCGCTCCCCGCCTCGCTGACCACTTTCATAGGACGCCGGCGGGAGAGCGCCGAAGTCCGCAGGTTGCTGGAGTCCAGTCGGCTGCTGACGTTGACCGGCCCCGGAGGCATCGGCAAAACGCGTCTCGCGCTGCACACGGCACGCTCCATGCACCGTGCGTTTCCCGACGGCATATGGTCGGTGGAACTCGACACGCTGACAGATCCGAGCCTGCTGCCACAGACGATCTCGGCGGCGATCGGCCTGCCGGACGTGTCCAACACCGCCCGGATGGAGGCGCTGATCAACTATCTGTCCGAACGGGACGGATTGCTGATCTTGGATAATTGCGAACACCTGGTCGCCAGTTGCGCGCAGCTCGTGCGGGCGCTGCTGCGAGCCTCGCAGGGCCTGCGGATACTCACGACGAGCAGACAGCCACTGGGGGTGGAGGGCGAGCAGGCCTTCGAGGTGCCACCCCTCAGCGTGCCGGAGGAGGGGGCGGACAGTGAATCCGCCCAGGCGCTGCAGCGTTACGAGTCGGTCAATCTGTTCCTGGACCGGGCACGGTCGATCATCCCCGGTTTCAAGCTGGACACCGCGAATCACCAAGCCGTCGCACGCCTGTGCCTCGATCTTGAGGGAGTGCCGCTCGCCATCGAACTCGCGGCGGTGCGCCTGCGCCTGCTGTCGGTGGACCAGATCGCCGCCCGGCTCGACGACCGCTTCCGGCTCCTGTCCGTCGGACACCGAGCCTCCGCTCCGCGCCAGACCTCGCTGACGGCGATGGTCGAGTGGAGCTACGAACTGCTGGATCAGCCCGACCGCATGCTGTGGGCGCGACTGTCCGTCTTCGCCGGTGGTTTCGACCTCGCGGCGGTGGAGGCCGTGTGCTGCGACGACGACCTCCCGGTGGAGTCGTTGCTGGATCGATTGCACAGCCTCGTCGAACGCTCGATCGTCGTCCGCGACGAAGTGGAGACCGGAATCCGTTACCGGATGCTCGAAACACTCCGGCAGTTCGGTCGAGCCCACCTCACGAGCTCCGACGAGCTGGAGAACATGCGAGCGCGGCACCGCGACTGGTACGGCGCACTGGCCAAGGAGGCCATCGCCGGCTGGACGGGAGCGGAGGAGCTTGAGTGGAATCGGCGGCTCAAGGCCGAGCGGCACAACATCCGCGCGGCGATCGAATACAGCCTGACCGTCCCGGACCAAGCCATTCGTGGCCTGCGTATGGCCGTGAACCTTCGATACTTCTGGCTGGTTCACGGGATCAGCGAGGGCAGGCGCCATGCCGAACGCCTGCTGGCCGCTCTGCCCAGGGGAGAGGATGCGGACAAGGCCAAGGTGCGGGGACACTGGCTGGCCGGATGGCTCGCGTTCTACCAGGGCGACATCGAGGCGACGCGGCGCCACGGTGAGGAGAGCACCGCGCTCGCCGAACGTCTCGACGACACGTTCGGCCGCGCCTACGCGACCTACCTCATGGGCCTGGTGGCCGCCTGTGACCACGACTACGAGCGCGTGAAGACCCTGATGTCGAAAGCCCGCGATCTCCACGAGGAGACGGGTGATCTGGCGGGAGCGTGGCTGGCGACCTCGGATCTCGCGGGCGCGCTGGGCGCACGGGGAGAGAAGGACACGGCCATCGACCTTTGCCGGCTCGCGATCGGCCAATGTGTCGAGCACGGCGCCCGCTGGTTCCAGTCGTACCTGCAATGGACCGTCGCCGACCTTCTGCGCATGCAGGGAAACCACAACGAGGCCACGCGGCTGCTCGAATCGACCCTCAAGATCAGCCTCGATTTCGAGGACCAGATGAGCTCCGGTTCGTGTCTTGAGTCGCTGTCCTGGCTGGCCGGGCAACGCGAGGACGCGGCCTCCGCGGCCTGGCTGCTCGGCGCGGCACACGCGACGTGGGGCAACGCCGGCATCTCGCTCCTGCGGTTCGCCGAATGGGGGAACATCCACGAACAGACACGTGCCCATGCGTGTAGATCGCTGGGAGAGGAGTCGTTCAACCAGACATACCGGCGCGGAACCAGGATGACGCCGACAGAAGCGATCAACAGCGTCCTCAGAAGGAAGACGCCCGCCACCTCGCCGCGCGGCCCTGAGACTGTGGGCGGCATCGAAGACCTTACTCCCAGAGAGCTACAGATCGCGCGGTTGATCAGTCAGGGCCTGACGAACAAGAAGATCGCTCAGCAGCTCGTCATCGCCCAGCGCACGGCAGAGGGCCACGTCGAGAACATACTGCGCAAGCTCAGCTGCAACTCACGTGCCCAGGTCGCCGCCTGGATGTCGCGCGCCACGGACGGGGGCTGA
- a CDS encoding aromatic ring-hydroxylating oxygenase subunit alpha has product MTLTTGADVLRPEELQNLGKGPREARGLAGRLYTDPAILSVEKEKIFRREWMAVFHESTVPNPGDFRVVELAGDSLLFVRGEDGRLRGFHNICRHRGAQVAATPQGNCQKFKCPYHTWTYDLHGKLVSAPTMEHMLREGVGLVELRIDTWMGFVFVNQDGRAEPLASKLAGLDDVLEPWLSKPLEILYEIPYHGKWNWKLTYENSVEGYHVIGTHYKSAQWLAPGEMTYTPTEKFDTWTTFYMPYAPGQNQRDPTGGSVPMDNLPDWIDEEMRFFVMWPNFLISVAPENATGYIVLPGATPGEVTFTWSNIVRPETKAAENHESYLEEQKYWSQTVQGEDQYPCETMWANVHSDAFIPGPYADGERAGYHFDQWYLQRMSS; this is encoded by the coding sequence GTGACACTGACCACTGGGGCCGACGTCTTGCGGCCGGAGGAACTTCAGAATCTCGGTAAGGGGCCACGCGAGGCGCGGGGCCTAGCCGGGCGACTCTACACCGATCCGGCGATTTTGAGCGTCGAGAAGGAGAAGATCTTCCGCCGAGAGTGGATGGCCGTGTTCCACGAGTCCACGGTCCCGAACCCCGGGGATTTCCGGGTGGTGGAACTGGCCGGCGATTCATTGCTGTTCGTGCGTGGCGAAGACGGTCGGCTGCGCGGCTTCCACAACATCTGCCGGCATCGCGGCGCGCAGGTCGCGGCGACCCCCCAGGGCAACTGCCAGAAGTTCAAGTGCCCGTACCACACCTGGACATACGACCTCCATGGCAAGCTGGTCAGTGCGCCGACGATGGAGCACATGCTGCGTGAGGGTGTGGGGCTCGTCGAGCTCCGTATCGACACCTGGATGGGGTTCGTCTTCGTCAACCAGGACGGGCGGGCCGAGCCGCTGGCCTCGAAACTCGCCGGGCTCGACGACGTCCTGGAGCCCTGGCTGTCCAAGCCGCTGGAGATTCTCTACGAAATTCCGTACCACGGGAAGTGGAACTGGAAGCTGACGTACGAGAACTCGGTTGAGGGATACCACGTCATCGGCACGCACTACAAGAGCGCGCAGTGGCTGGCTCCGGGGGAGATGACCTACACCCCGACGGAGAAGTTCGACACGTGGACCACGTTCTACATGCCGTACGCCCCGGGCCAGAACCAGCGCGACCCCACGGGGGGCTCGGTCCCGATGGACAACCTTCCCGACTGGATCGACGAGGAAATGCGCTTCTTCGTGATGTGGCCGAATTTCCTGATCTCAGTGGCACCCGAGAATGCGACCGGCTACATAGTCCTGCCGGGCGCCACACCGGGTGAGGTGACATTTACGTGGTCCAACATCGTGCGGCCGGAGACGAAGGCCGCCGAGAACCACGAAAGCTACCTGGAGGAACAGAAGTACTGGTCGCAGACCGTGCAGGGCGAGGATCAGTATCCGTGCGAGACGATGTGGGCCAATGTCCACAGCGACGCCTTCATCCCCGGGCCGTATGCCGACGGGGAGCGCGCCGGTTACCACTTCGACCAGTGGTATCTGCAGCGTATGTCAAGTTGA
- a CDS encoding alpha/beta hydrolase, whose product MPSEAHEQLVQAFLDNPTRPDATLDDRRVGFDAYLAAQPVPEKAEVTVAELGGVPVEWVTVPGAREDRVVFYLHGGGYAMGSAVGYRGFTARVAHELRTRVVSVDYRLAPEAPYPAPFDDAFAAYRALLDDGFPAGRVIIAGDSGSVGFSLALAARVRDEGIATPAAVVGFCPWVDLAVGDTISEAADVGDPFGTRESLTFFADEYLQGHPPTDPVVNMLYSDLRELPPLLLLAATRDVGYRDALSIAERARRAGVDATVKTYHGLMHNFQLAAHLPETAEAIAAMGEFIDRHLPGRAQVTERM is encoded by the coding sequence ATGCCGAGCGAGGCTCACGAGCAGTTGGTCCAGGCGTTCCTTGACAACCCGACACGGCCCGACGCGACGTTGGACGATCGGCGCGTCGGGTTCGATGCCTATCTGGCCGCGCAGCCGGTACCGGAGAAGGCGGAGGTCACCGTCGCGGAGCTGGGCGGCGTCCCGGTCGAGTGGGTCACCGTGCCCGGGGCGCGCGAGGACCGCGTCGTCTTCTACCTGCACGGTGGCGGCTACGCGATGGGCTCGGCGGTCGGCTACCGGGGGTTCACGGCGCGGGTCGCCCACGAGTTGCGGACGCGTGTGGTCTCCGTCGACTATCGCCTGGCACCCGAGGCACCGTACCCCGCCCCGTTCGATGACGCCTTCGCCGCGTATCGCGCCCTGCTCGACGACGGGTTTCCCGCCGGCCGCGTCATCATCGCCGGCGACTCGGGCAGCGTCGGTTTCTCGCTCGCACTCGCCGCGCGCGTCCGCGACGAGGGCATCGCGACACCGGCGGCGGTCGTCGGCTTCTGCCCGTGGGTGGATCTCGCCGTCGGTGACACGATCTCCGAGGCCGCTGACGTCGGCGACCCGTTCGGTACGCGCGAGAGCCTGACCTTCTTCGCCGACGAATACCTGCAGGGTCACCCGCCGACGGACCCGGTGGTCAACATGCTGTACAGCGACCTGCGTGAACTACCCCCGCTGCTGCTGTTGGCGGCCACCCGCGACGTCGGCTACCGGGACGCGCTGTCCATCGCCGAGCGCGCGCGGCGGGCGGGTGTCGACGCGACCGTGAAGACCTATCACGGCCTGATGCACAACTTCCAGCTCGCGGCGCACCTTCCGGAGACCGCCGAGGCGATCGCCGCGATGGGCGAGTTCATCGATCGGCACCTGCCCGGCAGGGCCCAGGTCACCGAACGAATGTGA
- a CDS encoding nuclear transport factor 2 family protein yields MEDIALMRSVLGPLERGESEDSQPLYDLFAEDIVYRTAHGDELRSKTALLDYFERVTDLLEVRPYDSPLQYFGDGARVVVLGVEHYRVRKSGLTVSREWVWFLDFRDRRISRILEVQELSGIVEIRREAFARTAANFAESTGPAHP; encoded by the coding sequence ATGGAAGACATCGCGCTGATGCGGAGCGTTCTGGGTCCGCTGGAACGCGGGGAGTCCGAGGACTCTCAGCCGCTCTACGACCTGTTCGCCGAGGACATCGTGTACAGAACCGCCCACGGTGACGAGCTCCGGAGCAAGACCGCGCTGCTCGACTATTTCGAGCGTGTCACCGACTTGCTGGAGGTCCGGCCGTACGACAGCCCCCTCCAGTATTTCGGCGACGGCGCTCGTGTCGTCGTCCTGGGCGTAGAGCACTACAGGGTCAGGAAGAGCGGCCTCACGGTCAGCCGTGAGTGGGTGTGGTTCCTCGACTTCCGCGATCGGAGGATCAGCCGGATCCTTGAGGTGCAGGAGCTGTCGGGGATCGTGGAGATCCGAAGAGAGGCGTTCGCGCGTACGGCCGCGAACTTCGCGGAAAGCACCGGCCCCGCCCATCCCTGA
- a CDS encoding GntR family transcriptional regulator → MSEQRISIDRQSTPAQIARGLTELILRHELPTGRPIRESVLAAELGVSRNTVREAIRILERSGLVRHEMNRGAVVREPSVDDLRDLFEARLAIEVGAAMAAPLPAAALAARGAFTQLSAALAASDAEAAIASDLAFHTAIVGAVGSSRLTAAFTPLINELRLYLSILAVAENEYDDVGRIAAEHEVIVVAFEAHDRHRAAQEITAHIRGNAARLVALMGSRRE, encoded by the coding sequence GTGAGCGAACAACGGATCTCGATCGACCGGCAGAGCACACCGGCGCAGATCGCCCGTGGGCTGACCGAGCTGATCCTCCGGCACGAGCTGCCGACGGGGCGCCCGATCCGTGAGAGCGTCCTCGCCGCCGAACTCGGCGTATCGCGCAACACCGTCCGCGAGGCCATCCGAATCCTCGAACGCAGCGGCCTCGTGCGCCATGAGATGAACCGCGGCGCCGTCGTACGTGAGCCCTCCGTCGACGACCTGCGCGACCTCTTCGAGGCACGCCTCGCGATCGAGGTCGGCGCCGCGATGGCGGCGCCCTTACCTGCCGCGGCGCTCGCCGCGCGCGGCGCGTTCACCCAGCTGAGCGCGGCGCTCGCCGCATCCGACGCGGAGGCGGCGATCGCGTCCGACCTCGCCTTTCACACGGCGATCGTCGGCGCGGTCGGCAGTTCCCGCCTGACCGCCGCGTTCACACCGCTCATCAACGAGCTGCGGCTCTACCTGTCGATCCTGGCGGTCGCCGAGAACGAGTATGACGACGTCGGCCGAATCGCCGCCGAACACGAGGTGATCGTCGTCGCCTTCGAGGCGCACGACCGCCACCGCGCCGCCCAGGAGATCACCGCGCACATCCGCGGCAACGCCGCTCGGCTCGTCGCCCTGATGGGCTCAAGGCGGGAATGA
- a CDS encoding aminotransferase family protein produces the protein MSTSYSALWHPQAHMPSVVDDRVLIVGGDGAYVETSDGRRLLDATAGLWHANVGHGRASIARAAARQMERLETYHLFGRFANEPALELAERVTATGPIADAKVFWTSGGSDAVDLACKLARRHWQVRGRPDKRVIVSRHNSYHGLHGFGTSIGGIPGNREGYGSESLIPETLRVAHSDLDAVVTAIEEAGPERIAALVAEPIIGTGGVITAPEGYLTGLQELCRRHDILFVVDEVITGFGRAGTLFACERFGLRPDMVLVAKGITSGYAPLGGVLIGPRVWEPFFTGDDAPVFRHGITYSGHATACAVARENLDIIERERLVERAAELEPILRAALAPLAEHDLVAEVRCGAGFMAGVRLTKDAPGEAIARASLDRGVITRVLTDNVLQICPPLVVDEADLTLISEAIAASLDHVVVPT, from the coding sequence ATGTCCACTTCTTACTCAGCGCTCTGGCATCCACAGGCGCATATGCCCAGCGTCGTCGACGATCGTGTGCTGATCGTCGGTGGCGACGGCGCCTACGTCGAGACATCCGATGGCCGCAGGTTGCTCGACGCGACCGCCGGCCTCTGGCACGCGAACGTCGGCCACGGCCGGGCGTCGATCGCACGGGCCGCGGCGCGCCAGATGGAGCGCCTGGAGACGTATCACCTGTTCGGCCGCTTCGCGAACGAGCCGGCGCTCGAACTCGCCGAGCGCGTCACGGCCACCGGGCCGATCGCGGACGCGAAGGTCTTCTGGACCAGCGGCGGCTCCGACGCGGTCGACCTCGCCTGCAAGCTCGCGCGGCGCCACTGGCAGGTGCGCGGCCGACCGGACAAGCGGGTGATCGTCAGCCGCCACAACTCCTACCACGGCCTGCACGGTTTCGGGACGAGCATCGGGGGGATTCCCGGCAACCGCGAGGGCTACGGCAGCGAGTCGTTGATCCCCGAGACGCTGCGCGTCGCGCACAGCGACCTCGACGCCGTGGTCACCGCCATCGAGGAGGCGGGCCCTGAACGCATCGCCGCCCTCGTCGCCGAGCCGATCATCGGGACCGGCGGGGTGATCACCGCGCCAGAGGGCTACCTCACCGGGCTCCAGGAGCTGTGTCGCCGGCATGACATCCTGTTCGTCGTCGATGAGGTGATCACGGGCTTCGGCCGGGCCGGCACACTGTTCGCGTGTGAGCGCTTCGGTCTCAGGCCCGACATGGTGCTGGTGGCCAAGGGCATAACCTCCGGCTACGCGCCGCTCGGCGGTGTGCTGATCGGGCCCCGAGTGTGGGAGCCGTTCTTCACGGGCGACGACGCGCCGGTCTTCCGTCATGGCATCACCTACTCCGGCCACGCGACCGCCTGCGCCGTGGCGCGGGAGAACCTCGACATCATCGAGCGTGAACGGCTCGTGGAGCGAGCCGCGGAGCTGGAGCCGATTCTGCGGGCGGCGCTCGCACCGCTCGCGGAGCACGACCTCGTCGCCGAGGTTCGCTGCGGCGCGGGTTTCATGGCGGGCGTGCGGCTCACCAAGGACGCTCCGGGTGAGGCCATCGCCCGAGCGAGCCTCGACCGTGGCGTCATCACGCGCGTGCTCACCGACAACGTCCTGCAGATATGCCCGCCGCTGGTCGTCGACGAGGCGGACCTGACGCTCATCTCCGAGGCGATCGCCGCCTCCCTCGACCACGTGGTGGTGCCGACATGA
- a CDS encoding alpha-ketoacid dehydrogenase subunit alpha/beta codes for MAVRKKLHPASPWVEVSTSRKDWDSADPEVLKRLFEQITLIRVFEEYVLGLASQGLVHGPAHSSIGQEGGAVGSILPLTGGDFINGSHRGHHQFLAKALGHVAPSGIDLAGTMPEAVRTVLSRTLAEIAGLARGFCRGRGGSMHLQWKEAGAMGTNAIVGGGVPQAAGFAWAARQAGTDAVSVTYFGDGAVNIGSVLETFNLAAAWKLPVCFFIENNRYAVSTHVDEATAEPRLSARGAGFNIPSWRVDGMDPLAVHIAMLEAVAHMRAGNGPTIVEAEVYRYFHQNGPFPGSAFGYRTKAEEAEWKARDPRDLVAAQLVRRNILTTEEIDAATTGAKAVMDAIGDELLEPVPGGKVGQRRIRADEWPAPGFVDVGVRGDLSEFADARIEDRDTFTGKVGERRFIDVVADVMARRMETDTSVVVLGEDVHRLNGGTNGATKGLAAAYPDRVLGTPISENAFAGLGGGIAVDGRFKPVVEFMYADFMWVAADQLFNQIAKARHMFGGDGSVPFVLRSKVAMGTGYGSQHSMDPAGIFASAPGWRIVAPSTPFDYVGLLNSALRCADPVVVIEHVDLYTSVGEGPVDDLDYCLPVGRAAVRRVGGDITILSYLAMTSLVLAAVEQLGSVDAEVIDLRWLDRASIDWDTIGESIRKTNNVLIAEQGAAGTSYGSWLADEIQRRFFDWLDQPVQRVHGGEASPSISKVLERAAIAKTEEVVEKLSEITSY; via the coding sequence ATGGCCGTACGCAAGAAGCTCCACCCCGCATCTCCATGGGTCGAGGTCAGCACGTCGCGAAAGGACTGGGATTCGGCCGACCCCGAGGTCCTGAAACGGCTGTTTGAGCAGATCACGCTGATCCGCGTTTTCGAGGAGTACGTCCTCGGACTGGCATCCCAGGGATTGGTCCACGGGCCCGCCCATTCCAGCATCGGGCAGGAGGGCGGTGCGGTCGGCTCGATCTTGCCGCTGACGGGCGGCGACTTCATCAACGGCTCGCATCGCGGACACCATCAGTTCCTGGCCAAGGCGCTGGGGCACGTCGCGCCGTCCGGCATCGACCTCGCGGGGACGATGCCGGAGGCGGTTCGCACGGTACTCTCGCGCACCCTGGCCGAGATCGCCGGTCTCGCCCGCGGGTTCTGCCGCGGCCGTGGCGGATCCATGCACCTGCAGTGGAAGGAAGCGGGTGCGATGGGCACGAACGCCATCGTCGGTGGCGGTGTTCCCCAGGCCGCCGGTTTCGCCTGGGCGGCCCGGCAAGCCGGGACCGACGCGGTGTCGGTGACCTACTTCGGGGACGGTGCCGTGAACATCGGCTCGGTACTTGAGACGTTCAACCTCGCGGCCGCTTGGAAGCTGCCGGTGTGCTTCTTCATCGAGAACAACCGGTACGCCGTCTCCACCCACGTCGACGAGGCGACGGCGGAGCCGCGACTGTCCGCGCGTGGGGCCGGGTTCAACATCCCGAGCTGGCGCGTCGACGGCATGGATCCTCTCGCGGTGCACATCGCCATGCTTGAGGCCGTGGCGCACATGAGAGCGGGGAACGGGCCCACCATCGTCGAGGCGGAGGTATACCGCTACTTCCACCAGAACGGCCCTTTCCCCGGCAGTGCGTTCGGCTATCGGACCAAGGCCGAGGAGGCCGAGTGGAAGGCGCGTGACCCCCGTGATCTCGTCGCCGCGCAACTGGTCCGCAGGAACATCCTCACCACCGAGGAGATCGACGCGGCCACTACGGGGGCGAAGGCCGTCATGGACGCGATCGGCGACGAGTTGCTCGAGCCGGTTCCCGGTGGCAAGGTCGGCCAGCGCAGGATCAGGGCAGATGAATGGCCCGCCCCCGGCTTCGTCGACGTCGGTGTGCGCGGGGATCTCAGCGAGTTCGCCGACGCGCGGATCGAGGACCGCGACACCTTCACCGGCAAGGTAGGGGAACGCAGGTTCATCGATGTCGTGGCCGACGTGATGGCGCGACGAATGGAGACCGACACATCCGTCGTCGTGCTGGGAGAGGACGTCCACCGCCTCAACGGGGGGACGAACGGCGCCACGAAGGGCCTCGCCGCCGCCTACCCGGATCGGGTGCTGGGCACCCCCATCAGCGAGAACGCCTTCGCCGGTCTTGGCGGCGGGATCGCCGTAGACGGCCGTTTCAAACCGGTGGTGGAATTCATGTACGCCGATTTCATGTGGGTCGCGGCCGATCAGCTGTTCAACCAGATCGCCAAGGCGCGGCACATGTTCGGCGGTGATGGATCCGTGCCGTTCGTGTTGCGCAGCAAGGTCGCCATGGGCACCGGATACGGGTCACAGCACTCCATGGACCCGGCAGGAATATTCGCCTCGGCGCCAGGCTGGCGCATTGTCGCTCCCTCGACGCCGTTCGACTACGTCGGACTCCTCAACAGCGCCCTACGGTGCGCGGATCCGGTCGTGGTCATCGAGCATGTCGACCTCTACACCTCTGTCGGCGAGGGTCCTGTCGACGACCTGGACTACTGCCTGCCGGTCGGCAGGGCCGCTGTACGGCGGGTGGGCGGCGACATCACCATCCTGTCCTACCTCGCCATGACCAGCCTTGTCCTCGCCGCGGTCGAGCAACTCGGATCGGTCGACGCCGAAGTCATCGACCTGCGCTGGCTGGACCGAGCGAGCATCGACTGGGACACGATCGGCGAGAGCATCCGTAAGACGAACAACGTCCTCATCGCGGAACAGGGGGCGGCCGGTACCTCCTACGGCAGCTGGCTGGCCGACGAGATCCAGAGACGTTTCTTTGACTGGCTGGATCAGCCGGTGCAACGCGTGCACGGCGGTGAGGCCTCGCCAAGCATCAGCAAAGTCCTGGAGCGGGCGGCCATCGCGAAGACGGAAGAGGTCGTGGAAAAACTGTCGGAGATCACGAGCTACTGA
- a CDS encoding nuclear transport factor 2 family protein, with the protein MTEAVARALIDKYWTAFENNDLEGWLSCYADDATYEDYAVSFFASDKTGIRDFITQYFDGVTDGEVTLHEANVWDNGSRYLLEWTIKGNLKGSFGPTTEDNVGKIGEPFELRGIAMGHIRNGLFVANRDYYVKLR; encoded by the coding sequence ATGACAGAAGCCGTTGCCCGTGCGCTCATCGACAAATACTGGACCGCTTTCGAGAACAATGACCTCGAAGGCTGGCTCTCCTGCTACGCCGACGACGCCACCTACGAAGACTATGCCGTAAGTTTCTTCGCGAGCGACAAGACCGGAATTCGGGATTTCATCACGCAGTACTTCGACGGCGTCACGGACGGCGAAGTGACGTTGCATGAGGCGAACGTCTGGGACAACGGTTCGCGTTACCTGCTTGAGTGGACCATCAAGGGAAACCTCAAGGGCTCGTTCGGTCCCACGACCGAGGACAACGTGGGCAAGATCGGTGAACCGTTCGAGCTGCGTGGGATCGCGATGGGACACATCAGGAACGGGCTGTTCGTCGCCAACCGCGACTACTACGTGAAGTTGCGGTAG